CCCACTAGCAGGATTCATCAATACGGGTGTCAATTAAGTTATGGTGCAATTATCTAGAAATGGCATTCAGTTCCTTGTGCCGAAGCATCAACAAGGCTCCGCTTCTACCATCGCTTTCCACCACTTCCATCTCGTCAAAGTTTATCTTCTCTCATTAGTTTTTCCGCCTTTAACCTTTCCCAATTGTGTCTCACACAGAAAAATAACACTTGGTTTCGATTGCTTCTTGAGTTCCACAAGCGTTCAAGTTGTCGTGGATTTTCAACCCGTGGCAGTTCCAACTTATGAATTTTGTTGTGTCCGGGCAGGCTCATCCTGGGAGCCTGCCTATCCTGTGTTTATTGCAGAATTGCTAGTGCCTTCACCATTCTTTTGTGGCCTTTTCTTCTCGTGGACATTCAAAGGCGATGCAATAGTAGTACCATTTTGATTTGATTTTCCAAGTTGTCCACTATTGCAGCCATCTGATTAGCTTTCAGAGGTATAGACGTATAGTTGTGCAGAAGGGATCTCATTCTTCCCAGAATCCCCCGGTGCTAAGCACTTTCTTGATTTTGGATCAATCGGCATTAGATGGATATCGATGAAATCCATATCAGTCATGTCAATATCTGAAAATCCATCGTATTTCTTCAATAGATTAGGGTTGGACCGTGAATATCTGAAAATCCATCGTATTCCTTCAATAGATTAGAGCTTGTCCTATGTGTCAATATCTGAAAATGTCATTCTTCCATTGCACGCCCCCAATCACCAAGACATTGGAACTGGAACGCGAATAGAAGCGTACATCCGTGGTGAAGTTCATCGAGATGAAGGAATTCTGATTAAACAATCGGAAAGCGTTTTTGCTACAGTGGACTGCgagttttttttttgagaaactcAGTGGACTGTGAGGTGCTTCAAGAAGAATGGAACGTGTCGTGAATTCGTCCCAGAATATCGTATGCTCCGTTTCTGCCATGGATCCGCTTCTGCGTTGGCTCGTCCTAGAATATCGTAGGCTCCGTTTCGTGCTTTGTCCAGCCATCTAGGAATAGTTCTAGTGAACAtgtcgtgtgtgtgtgtgttagtgTGTTTTTAAACAGTCAAATCGTGTTGGGAGCCCTTTTACCTCTGCAGTTTGGTTAAAAGTCGCTGTGAAATATGATCTGTGCTGTAGTAAGGACTGGTCTGCTTATATGGTCGTAAATAAGCAGTCAAATCTGTTTGTTTGATCGGTGCCTGTGTCTGCTTGTGATGGATGCCAATAGTTCGTGCACCCATTTTTGCCCGCGTTGCTGCTGCTTCAGGAGCTCGTACCTCTGCCCGGCGACTTGGGTGACGCGCTGGCGTCGTCTACTGCAGCCCTTGCCGTGCCGGAGATTTGTGCTTCCCGGCGGCAGCTGCATGGCCTCAGTTCTGATTGCCTTTGGTATGGACCCACTCATGCAATAAGGGAGCAGACAATTGTTGGTGGTGCTACCAGCCTTGCTCTAAATATGTTCCACGATCAGGTAACACTCGTTAATGGCTACGGTCGTGAACCAAATAATTTCACATGTGGGGGCGCGGACAGTAAATGATGGTACCAACGAATGACACACATATGCGTTTTATCATAGTAACATTCACGTACATAGGGGGGTTGTGCTGCATGTGACCCGCGCAATAATCAGGCAAACCCAGACTCATTGCATTAGGTTTCTCGTCGACGTGGGGAGGTTAGGGTTTCTCGCGGTGCGTGCGCGACGACCAGATCTAGTGTCAGGCATTTTAAATTGATTCAAGGGTTCAATCACAACGAGTACGACTCCAGGCTTGTTTTTAGGGGCACGTGCACAAAGACTTTCCGGTTAACATTTGCAAGTTCAGGCCGGCTTTGGTATGGAAGCAGCTACAACACGCGTCGGCGGCTTGTTCTGACGGCGGTAATAGTAGTTCGCTGATCTAGGGACCTCGATGGTTTTTattatgtttaagttgttttttTTTACTTCGGGTGATCTTTTTAATAAACCTGGCTATGtcgaaaaagaaagaaaaacaccTCTTCGTTGAAAAGTATAGTGTAATTTTTTGGTGGGCCTCCTCTAGTCATTTAAGTAACAACTTGATTTTTATGAATGCAATTAACGACAAGATCacgtgtccccccccccccccccccaacaaaaTACTCTCCCTTCGCGGAAGCACACTTTGGTTATTGGTTGTATATGCACCTTATATGGGGATTTTTTTTTAGAAATTAGAAAAAGTCAAAATAATTTAAAAGTATTTTTAGATTACACTTGACATTGTTTTGCACTAGTATATaatttttcacgaaaaaaaccaACATTGTCCTCagggcaaaaaagacaaaaattATTTGCTATTATAGGTCACCATTCACACTATTTTGACCAAAAAATTGTCTTTTTGAAAAGAAGTCAAAGGGTGATTTTATTTTTGTGAAATTTTTCTCACAAGTATAATAGAAGGTTaagtttatttcaaaaatattttcagaGTTTTTGACTTTTTGTTGAATTGCTAATTTATTTTTCCATATAGAGTGTATATACACCCAGGAACCAAACGTTCCCGTCCTATCTCTTCGCCTGAATTAGTACAACTTTATACCCGGAGGCAGTACTTAATCTTAACATGTACTACTAGCTTCCTAAAAAACCTTGATCTTAACATGTACTAGCTTGCCAAGCAGTGGCGGAGCTACACATAAAAACCTGGGCGGGCCAAATTGAAGGGAAGTCTGACTATTTTAATCTAATGCCCCATTTGCTTAAATATCCTAGTGTATTTTCACCAAAATTGGACGGGCCATAGCACAGTTTTGCTTGGCTGTGGCTCCGCCAGACGCCAGTGTTGCCAAAGCCGTGAAGGAGTTGCCCCTACCAACCGCAAAGGTGTGTGAGCGAATCCTCCACTACCTCGGTGGTTGCAGCGATGACGGCACCTCATCGCGGGGCATCGTCTCAATGGAGGAGAAGGCATCTACGGAGGCGGTGCGGAGGGAGCGGCACAATGCGGCGCGTCAGGCGGCGTTTACGAAGCCCAACACCGCGGCCCCCGACCTCACGGAGACATCCACGAGGCGACTGCTTCGCCTCGACGGGGAACTCGCCAAGATTGGGGAGGAGTGGGCGCTCCCTTAAACCCCTGTCGCCGCCGGCAGGGGCAAGAGCAGGGCTCCCCGGCCAGGGACGGCATTGGCCGAGGCGGCTCTCCGCACGACGCAGAAGGAAGCGGAGCGGCTCCTCCGCGAGGGTCAGGCAGTAGCTAGGCAAGGCTTCCGTCTGTGGAAGAACCACTCCGACGACACAACGACAAGGACCAGTCCGACACACATTTTCTTGATCTTAATATATGCCTaatttctttgtttttttttgcgGGCACGTCTCTAAAAAAACTTGATCTTCACGTGTACCAACTTCGCTATTCTTTGACTGCAATTGTTTGCTGGTTGCTTCTTGGCACAACATGCATGGTGGCTACTGGCCAGCACATACATGATGCAAAATTGACAAACAAATCAACAATGCAATCAAATTAGGATCGACCAATATCTGTTAAAAAATTTAGGATCGAACTTCGTATCCTGCTAAGACTAAAAAGACTACATATGTTTTCTattagatgaagtattctttttCAATATTTCTGTGGATTGTGATCTTGCTAACCACGTGTGTCACGCGGTCCATTTTCAATATTTTTAAGGAGGTGTACTGAAGCACGCCCCCTCTATATATCACACTCTTCTAACGAGTCAGCCAGCAAAGCCAGAAGAGAAGGTCCACTGATGACAGAGATGGAGCTGCTGTCCGATTGCCCGGTGCACACCTCCGTGCCGGACAAGTACGTGTTGCCCCCGGAGAAGCGCCCTTCGCTCCTCGACGACGAACCCAGCTCCGATGTTGCCATACCGGTCATCGACCTCCACGGCGCCGCCGTCTCCGACGACTGCCGGCGCCAGCTGGTCGCCGCCAAGATCATCAAGGCCAGCAAGGAGTTCGGCATCTTCCAGGCACGTCTGTTGAAGTTTTGATTCACAATTAGGCATGGAAGGTACGTTGCTTGAGCTGAGGTAGCTGACCGGTCGATCTATCCATAGGTGGTGAACCACGGCGTGGCGGAGGTCGTGGTGCAGGGGTtccgcgaggcggcggcggggttctTCGCGATGCCGGCGGAGGAGAAGCTGCCGTACCTCTCCGATGACCAGAGCAAGCACTTCCGCGTCTCCTCCAGCACCCCCTATGACCGGAACGGGGACCGCTATTGGCTGGACTACCTCAAGATCAACTGCCACCCCGTCACCGACGAGCACGTCCGAGAGTGGCCGAACAAGCCGGAAAGCTTCAGGAGCTCCCTCGCCGAGTACTCCGCGACGGTGCACGAGCTTGCACAGACGCTGctccggctcatcgcagaggggCTCGGCCTCGACGATGGATTCTTCGCCGGCGACCTCAGCGGCGGCAGCACCCAGATGAACGTCAACTACTACCCGTCGTGCCCGGACCCGAGCCTCACGCTGGGCCTCCTCCCGCACTGCGACCGCCACCTCCTCACCGTGCTCTCCCAGGGCGACGTCGCCGGGCTGCAGGCGAGGCACGGCGGGCGGTGGCTCCTCGTCCGTCCCGTCCCTGGCGCCTTCGTCGTCAACCTGGGCCACCAGATGGAGATCATCACCAACGGGCTCCTGGCCAGCGTGGAGCACCGCGCCGTCACGAACACCGACGCGGCGAGGCTGTCGGTGGTGACCCTCATCATGCCCAAGATGGAGTGCCGCATCGGGCCGGCGCCGGAGATGGTGAACGAGGCGACGGGACCCGCGAAGTTCAGGGAGTTCGAGTTCAGCGAGTTCATGAAGGcctacagcgccgccgccgccagcaggGAGGACGTGCTCTACTACTTCAGGATCCACCAGTAGCTCGGGGTCAGCCGCTCCATAAATAAATAAGGAAACAGAGAAGAACGAGGACCCGTCGCGCATGCGTGCGTGGCCTTCGTGCGCCGCCAAGACCACTGGGATTTCCTTTTTGGGAGTTCCTTCTCTCTCACCTCTCTCAATGCATCCCCACGCACGCACGTCCTCCTCTTCGTTCGCGCGCCTCGATCAATCTCAACCCCAATTAATTTCGCCCTCCGTCGttcgccgccgacgagctccgTAAAAAAAGCtgaccttcttcttcttcgtcttcccgAATTCCGGCACCGGACCATGCCGTACGGCACCTCCCCTCGTCTTCCAAAGACACCGCGCGCAATTTCACCCAAGGAaccgccgcccgcccgccgtgGTTGCTGTCTTCCTCGCCTCCGGCAGGCATGGGTGGCTGCATGCAATCCGCTGTTTCAGCACGCACACATGCACGCTCGCCAAAACCGGTCGCCGCATGTCAATACCACGCGCGGTTCCGAACCAAATCTAGCGTGGCTTTCTTCCCTGGCGCGTAAGCATAACCACGCCCAATCATGGATGTGTGGTAGCATATTCAGGTTAATTTCCATTCTACACCACTGTATGAGTTTTGAGTGATCTTATTATCCAGAGAGTTCAGACTTCATGCATGATCAAGATCCCTACCTCAAGTTGTTGTCGTTGCAAGATGAGGTCGTCCGTGTTCCTTCCATTATACATCTCACAAATTAGCATGGGCATATATGCCTACAAAGATTAGACTGAAATGTATAGAAAACTGACACAAGAATAAAATATCAGATTTGCTATCTCACACTAGATGTGAAATAGCTATCTCACATCTAGACGTGAAATAGCTATCTCACATCTAATCCTAGAGCCGTTGGATCTCGTCTCTTAAGATTCGTGCAAACGCATGTTTTTTTAGGCAACGCCCAAACGCATGTTTCTGGCTGGCGCGCGCTCGCGGCGCGTAGTCTCGCTCGCGGCCGGTATCCAGGTCATTACTAGTGCGGGGCCGGGCCTTTGTTTGTTTTTTCGGCTTCTGTCTTTTGTTTGTTTTGGCCTCTGCTATCGAATTTGCTGTTTTGATTAGTGCAGATTTCGTCTGCGTAGCTGCGCCTGTGCGTTGGCCATTTTTTCTTTGTCGGATGTTTAGCCATATGAGCTGCGTCGCTTTGTTTATTACCCGTGTCCAcgttttcttgtttttcttctctAGTCTATGCACCCTATTAAAAACACACGAGCTAAGTTTTTGCAGTTTTCTTTTGTATTTATTCATTTTAAATTTGTTAACCATATTTAGGGCAGAATTATTTTGCTTGTGTCTTTTTTTCTAAAATGTCTATGTTAACTGTATACCCATTATCCAACGCGTTCgattttctgtttttctttgtCTCAGTTACAAGTCCATACTCGACTCGTAATTAGGCCTGATCTTTTGTGTGCTAGTTGCAAGTCTACCCTCGACTTGTAACTAGGCCCGAAGTTTCTTTTTGTCTCAGTTGTAATTCCTACATTAACTCGTAACTAGGCTTGATATGGGGGCCTAATCCTGTTTTTTTGTCTTTAGTTGCAAAGTCACCCTCGACCTTTTTTGTCTGTTTTTGTTCGGTTTTCTATTTTTTTGGTTTTGGTTTTCCTTTATTGTTTTCTTGTTTTTCATTTCTGCAATATAAATTAATATTTTTTAAAACTCATGAATTTTTCTTATCAGTGTCAATTGCATGTCCATCACCACACAACAAGTGCAAGTTCGCTCACCTTCAATGCAACTGCTACCTATAGGACGAAAGTGTTTTGTCAGGAGGGCATTTGCGTGTCTCCTACTAGCTAGACACACAACTGCAAGCATCATCCCTGactgcaactgcatgtcttcaaCATGATTACAACTTCGTTTGTACATATGCAAGTGTTTGTCGTTGCACATGTACCACCAAACATGCAACTGCACGATCAACGTCGCCCACATAACCTGCATGACACCGAACCAGTTTCATGTCCACTTTTGACATGCAACTTGCTCGACCGAGTTGTATGCCCATCCTTGACCCGAATAGTGCCTCCGacaaatgggggggggggggggaaggggtgtTTGTCACTTTCGACATGCAACTTGCAACTGGGACGTGTGTTTTTCGGTGCCCCCAGTTGCAAGCCGACCATAGACTCACAACTAaggtgtgtgtgtttgtcgagggtccctaGTTGCAAGCCGAGCATCGACTCACaactagtgtgtgtgtgtgtgttgaaggaaatatgccctagaggcaataataaagtattatatatttccttatatcatgataaatgtttattattcatgctagaattgtattaactggaaacataatacatgtgtgaatacatagacaaacagagtgtcactagtatgcctctacttgactagctcgttaatcaaagatggttatgtttcctagccatagacatgagttgttatttgattaacgagaccacctcattaggagaatgacgtgattgacttgacccattccgttagcttagcacccgatcgtttagtatgttgctattgctttcttcatgacttatacatgttcctatgactatgagattatgcaactcccgtttaccggaggaacactttgtgtgctaccaaacgtcacaacgtaaatgggtgattataaaggtgctctacaggtgtctccaaaggtacttgttgggttggcgtatttcgagattaggatttgtcactccgattgtcggagaggtatctctgggcccactcggtaatgcacatcactataagccttgcaagcattgtgactaatgagttagttgcgggatgatgtattacggaacgagtaaagagacttgccggtaacgagattgaactaggtatcgagataccgacgatcgaatctcgggcaagtaacataccgatgacaaagggaacaacgtatgttgttatgcggtctgaccgataaagatcttcgtagaatatgtgggagccaatatgggcatccaggtcccgctattggttattgaccggagacgtgtctcggtcatgtctacatagttctcgaacccgtagggtccgcacgcttaacgttacgatgacagttttattgagttttgatgtaccgaaggagttcggagtcccggatgagatcggggacataacgaggagtctcgaaatggcctagacgtaaagatcgatatattggacgactatattcggacttcggaaaggttccgagtgattcgggtatttttcggagtaccagagagttacgggaattcgtattgggccttaatgggccatacgggaaaggagagaaaggcctcaaaaggtggccgcacccctccccatggtctggtccgaattggactagggaaggggggcgcacccttccttctttctcctttccccttcccttctcatactcccacaaggaaaggcggagtcctactcccggtgggagtaggactcccccctatggcgcgcctctccccttggccggctacctcccccttgctcctttatatacgggggcaggggggcaccccagagacacaacaattgatccttgagatctcttagccgtgtgcggtgcccccctccaccatattacacctcgataataccgttgcggagcttaggcgaagccctgcgtcggtggaacatcatcatcgtcaccacgccgtcgtgctgacgaaactctccctcaacactcggctggatcggagttcgagggacgtcatcgagctgaacgagtgtagaactcggaggtgccgtacgttcggtacttgatcggtcggatcatgaagacgtacgactacatcaaccgcgttgtgataacgctttcgctgtcggtctacgagggtacgtggacaacactctcccctctcgttgctatgcatcaccatgatcttgcgtgtgcgtaggaatttttttgaaattactgcgttccccaacagtggcatcagagcctggttttatgcgttgatgctatgcacgagtagaacacaagtgagttgtgggcgatataagtcatactgcttaccagcatgtcatactttggttcagcggtattgtgagatgaagcggcccggaccgacattacgcgtacgcttacgcgagactggtttcaccgttgcgagcactcgttgcttaaaggtgaccggcgggtgtctgtctctctcactttagttgaaccgagtgtggctacgcccggtccttgcgaaggttaaaacagcaccaacttgacaaactatcgttgtggttttgatgcgtaggtaagaacggttcttgctaagcccgtagcagccacgtaaaatatgcaacaacaaagtagaggacgtctaacttgtttttgcagggcatgttgtgatgtgatatggtcaagagatgatgtgatataatgtgttgtatgagatgatcatgttttgtaaccgagttatcggcaactggcaggagccatatggttgtcgctttattgtatgagatgcaatcgccatgtaatagttttactttatcactaagcggtagcgatagtcgtaaaagcaataagttagcgagacgacaacgatgctacgatggagatcaaggtgtcgcgccggtgacgatggtgatcatggcggtgcttcggagatggagatcacaagcacggtgcttcggagatggagatcacaagcacaagatgatgatggccatatcatatcacttatattgattgcatgtgatgttaatcctttatgcatcttatcttgctttgtttgacggtagcattataagatgatccttcactaaattatcaaagtataagtgttctccctgagtatgcaccgttgcgaaagttcttcgtgttgagacaccacgtgatgatcgggtgtgataggctctacgttcaaatacaacgggtgcaaaacagttgcacacgcggaatactcaggttaaacttgacgagcctagcatataacagatatggcctcgcaacacggagaccgaaaggtcgagcgtgaatcatatagtagatatgatcaacatagtgatgttcaccattgaaactactccatctcacgtgatgatcggacatggtttagttgatatggatcacgtgatcacttagaggattagagggatgtctatctaagtgggagttcttaagtaatatgattaattgaacttaaatttatcatgaacttagtcctgatagtattttgcaaattatgttgtagatcaatagctcgcgttgttgcttccctgtgtttatttttgatatgttcctagagaaaaaccatgttgaaagatgttagtagcaaagatgcggattggatccgtgatctgaggattatcctcattgctgcacagaaaaattatgtccttgatgcaccgctaagtgacagacctattgtaggagtagatacaaacgttatgaacgtttggctagctcaatatgatgactacttgatagtttagtgcaccatgcttaaacggcttagaatcgggacttcaaagacgttttgaacgtcatggaccatatgagatgttccaggagttgaagttaatatttcaagcaaatacccgagttgagagatatgaagtctccaacaagttctatagctaaaagatggaggggaatcgctcaactagtgagcatgtgctcagattgtctgggtactacaaccgcttgaatcaagtgagagttaatcttccagataaaatagtgattgacagaattctctagtcaccatcaccaagttagtagaacttcgtgatgaactatagtatgcaagggatgacgaaagtaattcccgagctcttcgtgatgctgaaatcgacgaaggtagatatcaagaaaaacatcaagtgttgatggttgacgagaccactagtttcaagaaaagggcaaagggaagaaggggaacttcaagaagaacggcaagcaagttgctgctcaagtgaagaagcccaagtctgtacctaagcctgagactaagtgcttctactgcaaagggactggtcactggaagcggaactgccccaagtatttggtggataagaaggatggcaaagtgaacaaaggtatattggatatacatgttattgatgtgtaatttactagtgtttatagcaacccctcggtatttgatact
The Aegilops tauschii subsp. strangulata cultivar AL8/78 chromosome 3, Aet v6.0, whole genome shotgun sequence genome window above contains:
- the LOC109779445 gene encoding 2'-deoxymugineic-acid 2'-dioxygenase; its protein translation is MTEMELLSDCPVHTSVPDKYVLPPEKRPSLLDDEPSSDVAIPVIDLHGAAVSDDCRRQLVAAKIIKASKEFGIFQVVNHGVAEVVVQGFREAAAGFFAMPAEEKLPYLSDDQSKHFRVSSSTPYDRNGDRYWLDYLKINCHPVTDEHVREWPNKPESFRSSLAEYSATVHELAQTLLRLIAEGLGLDDGFFAGDLSGGSTQMNVNYYPSCPDPSLTLGLLPHCDRHLLTVLSQGDVAGLQARHGGRWLLVRPVPGAFVVNLGHQMEIITNGLLASVEHRAVTNTDAARLSVVTLIMPKMECRIGPAPEMVNEATGPAKFREFEFSEFMKAYSAAAASREDVLYYFRIHQ